The following nucleotide sequence is from Chloroflexia bacterium SDU3-3.
CACACGATCACGGGCGGGGCGGCGCACTGGCCAGCCGCCCCGCGCTGGCCGCTAGCCAGCCTGCTGGCGCTTGGTCCAGTAGCGCACCAGGCCCTGCCAGCTCTGGTCGAGCGGGGTGGCCTGGTTGTAGGTGGCGGCATCCTCGGCGCTGCCGCCCAGCTCGGCGTCGGCCTGGGCCTGCAGGCGGGCGATCTGCTCCTCGGCGCTCAGGCCAGCCGCCATGCCAGAGCGCACCAGCTCGGCCCAGCTCCACAGGTGCTCGCGGTAGCTGGCGATATGCTCGGCTACGTCGAAGGCCGGGCCAAAGTGGGTCGGGCACAGCACCTGCGGCCCCAGGCTCGCCAGCAGCCCTAGGGAGGCATCCCATAGCTCTAGGTTGATGTCGGGCGGCGGCGTGGCGGGGCGCGCGTAGCGGAAGCCGGGCAGGCGCACGCCGCCGGTGTCGCCCACAAACACCGCGCCGCTCTCCTGATCGTGGTAGAACACGTGGTGCGAGGCGTGGCCCGGCGCGTAATGCACACGCACCTCGCGCCCGCCCAGCCGCAGCGTCTCGCCGCCGGCCAGGGCGCGCAGATTGGCCTCGGGCACCGCCAGAAACTCGCCCCACAGGTAGTCCATCTGCTCGCCATACAGCCGGGTGGCGCTGGCCAGCAGCTTCTCGGGGTGCAGCATATGCGTCGCCCCGCGCTCGTGCACATACACCTGGATGTGCGGGTAGCGCTGCACGATCGTGCCCGTGGCACCGGCGTGGTCGAGGTGAATATGCGTCAGCAGCAGCGAGCGCACATCGTAAAAGCTCAGCCCCTGCGCGGCCAGCCCCGCCTCCAGCGCGGGCAGGCAGCACGCCGGGCCGGGGTCGACCAGGGCGGGCTGCTCGCCGCGCAGCAGGTAGGTGCCGATCACATGCTCGCGCCCAAGGTGCAGGTCATCAATCAGGCCAATGCTCGCAGGGAGCGTCGGTTCAGGGTTCATGGTCTAGCTCATTTCTTCTGGAAACGCTCGATCGCGGGGATTGTACGCCCACCGCCAGCGCGCGTCAAAGCCAGCGGTTGCGATAGCGCGACAGATTCCACCCCAGAAAACCACACAGCGCCAGCCGATCTCTTGTATAATCGTCGCATTTCTTCCAGACAGCCGACGGGCGAAGTCGATGGCACACATCAGCGATAAAAACCTACGCGCCACCACCGGGGCCATGCCCCAGCTTCGCCGTTTCTTCCGTCGCATGTAGCACACAAGCTGACAACCGGGGCGAGGGAAGCTCCAGCGCTTCCCTCGCCCCTTTTCTTTTTCCCCGGATGGCCGCCCACTCACTTTGGAGAACGCAATGCCTCACTCACTCTTCGGGCGCGATCTGCTGACGCTCGACGCCTACACACCCAGCCAGATCGCCGACATCATCAGCGCCGCCGCCACCCTCAAGGCCCAGCTGCGCCGTGGCGAGCCACACCACCTGCTGGCTGGCAAGTCGCTTGCCATGATCTTCCTCAAGCACTCGACCCGCACCCGCTCCTCTTTCGAGGTAGGCATGTACCAGCTGGGCGGCCAGGCCATCTTCCTCAGCGCCAACGAGGTGCAGATCTCGCGCGGCGAGACGCTGGCCGACACCGCCCGCGTGCTCTCGCGCTACACCCACGCGATCATGGCCCGCGTCTTCGCCCACAGCCAGATCGAGGAGCTGGCCGAGGGCGCGAGCGTGCCTGTGATCAACGGCCTCTCCGACCTCAGCCACCCGGTGCAGGCCCTGGCCGACGCGCTCACCATCAAGGAGAAGTTTGGCGGCACCGCTGGCGTGCGGCTGGCCTACTTCGGCGATGGCAATAATATGACCAACGCCCTGCTGGACATCGCGCCGCGCATTGGCATGCACATCAGCGTGGCCACGCCCCCCGGCTACGAGCCCGACCCCCAGGTGCTGGCCAGCGCCCGCGCCGCCGCCGAGCAGGCCGAAACCGAGGTGCGGTTCACCCACGACCCCTACGAGGCCGCAGCCGACGCCGATGTGCTCTACAGCGATGTGTGGGTGAGCATGGGCCAGACCGACACCGAGGAGCGGATCGCGGCCATGCGGCCCTACGCCATCACCCAGAAGCTGCTCGACTCGGCCCCCAGCCGCGCGATCTTCCTGCACTGCCTGCCCATGCACCGTGGCGAGGAGGTCGACGCGTCGGTGGCCGATGGCCCGCGCTCGTTCGTATTCGACCAGGCCGAAAACCGGCTGCACATCCACAAGGCCATCCTGGCCCTGCTGTGCTCGCCCGAGGCCGAGCGGCTAGTCTAGGGCGCAAAAAAGCGGCCCGCGCATCTGGTGCGCGGGCCGCCGCACGCCCCATCGCTAGGCGCTGCGCAGCTGGTCGAACTCCTCGCGGGTGATGAACTCGCCGCCCTCAAGGCTGCGCGAGGTCTCCCGCCGCGCCCGGTCGTAGCGCAGCTCGGCGCGCATGATCCGAAAGCACTTGGAATCCATAATCTCCTTGTGCAGCACATACTCCGCCGCAAT
It contains:
- the argF gene encoding ornithine carbamoyltransferase produces the protein MPHSLFGRDLLTLDAYTPSQIADIISAAATLKAQLRRGEPHHLLAGKSLAMIFLKHSTRTRSSFEVGMYQLGGQAIFLSANEVQISRGETLADTARVLSRYTHAIMARVFAHSQIEELAEGASVPVINGLSDLSHPVQALADALTIKEKFGGTAGVRLAYFGDGNNMTNALLDIAPRIGMHISVATPPGYEPDPQVLASARAAAEQAETEVRFTHDPYEAAADADVLYSDVWVSMGQTDTEERIAAMRPYAITQKLLDSAPSRAIFLHCLPMHRGEEVDASVADGPRSFVFDQAENRLHIHKAILALLCSPEAERLV
- a CDS encoding MBL fold metallo-hydrolase, which translates into the protein MNPEPTLPASIGLIDDLHLGREHVIGTYLLRGEQPALVDPGPACCLPALEAGLAAQGLSFYDVRSLLLTHIHLDHAGATGTIVQRYPHIQVYVHERGATHMLHPEKLLASATRLYGEQMDYLWGEFLAVPEANLRALAGGETLRLGGREVRVHYAPGHASHHVFYHDQESGAVFVGDTGGVRLPGFRYARPATPPPDINLELWDASLGLLASLGPQVLCPTHFGPAFDVAEHIASYREHLWSWAELVRSGMAAGLSAEEQIARLQAQADAELGGSAEDAATYNQATPLDQSWQGLVRYWTKRQQAG